The genomic interval ataGCCTCTACTCATCagaaatcatctactcatgcaatcgatcaagtaatcatcaattattcgctattgggagcagaaaaattataagacatatcgattggttttagtcgtataCTCACTTTGATGCGTCGCAATTcctgcatgggtcgaaatattcgaatttctcaattcaccagcaaacccgagcttatctggagtcaggtagccacgggcacgcggtttgttgtggggcgtcatcgacctatcgacactgtcagcgagaccgagtggggtggacgttgattaccatcgacgaagttgtGGCTGCAGAACTTTGCCGCACATTATAATATTTGCACCGAGacgagggttcgccgtgaactcctattggtcgatacaccgtacgtatcctcgcaaacggataatatccgggctcgaacggataatatcccgagcggtttgttgtggggcgtcacctctgcccAGCctccaaggtgacgtctcacaacaaagcgctacgctgctggctacgctgactccagctaagctcgggtttgctggagaattgagaaattcgaatatttcgacccatgcatagatgcgacgaagcaaagtgggtctacgactaaaaccactcgatgtgtcttataatttttctgctcccaacagcgaataattgatgattactcgatcgattgcatgagtaaatgattttggctatcagatttggattcctgagcttaaaatacacaagaatagcgtataaaaaaaaatattttcctcgaCCCAAAATGTACAAAATTTCACGAAGCCCTTtaaatcttttcaaattttagtccaaaaatgaagtacctattttttaaatcgatcaTAGGACACTTTTCTCGCGTATTTTAACCCTAGAAACACGTATCCGTttgtcaaattgagctacgaattttttcgatcgagatatcctcgatatttcactttttggatcgatgaatttgcgATTGACCTTCTAGAACAGGGGGACCGTCACTCACGTATCCTCCAAAGGTTGAATGATAATTCGAGGACGGTTGTACGAAAAATGAATCCTTCCGCAGAGACGCGTGCGAGAGCGCGCAGCAAGTTGCAGCTGTTGAATCTCCCCTGTTTTCCGTATAACATAGCTGGAATAATTTCTACCTAACCGGAAACCCGAGAGGCCCGTTACCTCGTATAATACTCGCTAATTCACTGTAGTTTCAGCTATACGGCATCAGCAACAGCAGCTAGTTTCTCGTGtttgttatacatacatacgtacgtacgtatatacctccgTGAATTTACCGCTTTGTGTCTACTCAATTAACACCAGCGCAATTAACGAGGCGCTAATTTCCGAATAAACGACTGATTCCGTTCGCCGAATTCCTGGGTCGCGCGCGCTCGCGCGTTTCAACCGCAACGATATTGAAACGGAGGTATGACGCGGGCAACGAACACCACCGTACGATCGAAATGTAACGTAATTATATTTCCGTTCCGTGCACGTTGTGGGAAATTGAGAAGTAAAAAGTACTGAAAAAGGGGAGTGGAAATGTCAGTCGCCCGTGCGCTCTCCTCATTGTTGCCTCTACTCCTCCCAACGTTGTTCAACTCCGATGATTCGCTTCGAATTATTTACCCACACAGGTAAGATAAGTGCCTCTTTGTCCGTTAAAAATAAGTCGTAGGCCGTTCGAGGTGCGCTCGTTTATCCCGCGATACCTGTATTCATAAAGTGATTTGCGATTGTTCGTGCGTTGCGGtttgctgcagcagcagcagcagcagcagcatcggcggcggcggcggagcgATCGAAGCAACCGCCTGCTGACGCAGACCGTTAAAACCTACcgatgaacgaacgaaggtTTCTAGGGAATTGGAGCAAAGCAGCCGGGAACGTTAAAGGTCGAGAGGCGGCGGGCGGagcaacttttttcatttattggtATGCCAGGAAGATATTCCGCGGTATATAACCACCTACCCCTGCACACCCGCGATACGTATCCGTATCCCCGCGGGACGCGCCCCGTCATTTCTCCGGCCAAACGTACAACGAAACGTCCGAGGCCAAGGAGATTCCCCCTCAATTTTCAAGAGGAACCGAGAGCCGAAGAGCTAGAAAATTAGAGGCGCTCTGAGGAGCTCAATCAACCACCGAAAAACTTTGACCCACTCGAATAAACCGCCGCTTAGGAGCACCTCggaattatttcatcaacGTCGCGAATGAATCGATCTCTCGAGGAGCtcgactccttttttttttctaagatcGCGGAataggaaaacgaaaaacggatCGCTGAGGGACGAGACGAGCGACGCGTATTTCGAAACGCGAGTCATCGCCCCCTCTCACCGCCGTGCAAATTGCGGAACTTTGCATCTCCGGTCAACCCCGAAGCAGGGAACGTCCGTGTCAAGTAATTTGGAAATTCACAAGTATGTTGATACGAAAGCTTTTAACGTAAACATATCCGCGCGAGCTTTCGTCCGCGCGGAACAATTAAACCAACGAAAGTTCGCGCAACTGCTCAATTTgttgtaattaataatcgGAGTTACGGAGCGGACGATATTATTCCGTACGGTCAAACGTTGGTAGTTTATACGTTCCGACTACTTACTCGGCTCCGCCGCACTCCGAGTTACTTTTAATCGCTCGAAACAAAGCTAAATTAATATCAATTCGCGTATTCGCGAGATTTTCGTTACCGCGGACAAATTACCGCGGTTCACCGCCGTAGGTGTACTCCACTGTAATTGCGATCCAGTCTCTCCGCCGAGGCAGCGTCCGAACTCGCGTCTGTCCGATTGCCGAAGTATTTCGAAGAgaacaaattttcgatcgtccgaaaatgaacgaaagagacgcttataattataaattggcTTGCAATTATCAAGATAAACTTACCGGTTTCGGTGGCGAACGCTGGCGACGTAGTCGAATGAGTATCGGCGATATCCAGGATCGGGGTATACGTAATTACCGAGACGAATTAGACGCGGGCGAGGTGCGAGGCGCCCTTGGCGTTCGAAGTGACACGCTGCTGTGCTCGGCGGTCGAGCAATGAGCGATGAAATTCCGCGGCGGGAATGATCATCGGCCGTTGCAAAAACTAGTTCTCCGACCACCCCTCACCGCTACGTACAATAATCGCACCGGGTAACCCTGGGAAATGAGCGAGCGCGATAGAAGTGCGGGGCAGTGCGGAGTGCGACGATTCtttcgtcgttatttttcatcaccgATCGCAAATAATACGAAACACCAGGCCGTGTCACACACGTTCGCAATCATAGACGGGTAAGGTAATTACCAGAAGAAGGGACACTTTcgattttcaacccacccGTGTACGAGCGGTACGTGCGGCGTTACCGTTCGCGACGGGTGTGGCACCGAGGTTACCACCTTCGAACTAGGATTCGCGATTACAATGCGAGTGAAGAAACGCCGCGCGGATAAATTACTGCGGCGAATTATCGTTCGAAGTGATCGGCGAGGGGGGGaaggacggacggacggaatCCGGGATCTTCGAATAGTATATAAGCTCTCTACCCGCCGCGATTGAGGTACACTCGACACCCAGTCACTCAATATGAGAGCATTCGTGAGTACAATATACGAAATTTCGACGATCTAATATCGCCGATCGGTATTTCCCTCgatcgtcttcttcttcttcttcttctcgcctTCCAGATCGCCCTTCTCCTCGTCATCTCCGCGGCCTCCGCGTCTCTTCGTGAGCGCCGCAGTATCTGGGCTGGGGTTCCGCTGGGACATCACGGTTACGCTCACGGTCTGGCTCTGGCTGGTCCCGTTCTCGGTGCTTCCGGTCTCGCCGGGCCCCACGTAGGCCCTTCGTCCCTCGCCGGACCGGTGGCGGGCCCCGTTCGCGTCTCCGGGGCCGTCGCCGGGCCCGTTCACGTTTCGGGAAGCGTCGCCGGGCCCTCGGTCGTCAGCGGTTCCGTCGCCGGGCCGACTCACGTCGACGGAGGCTGGGACGGCGCCTGGGGCGGCGCTTGGAACGGAGGGTGGAACGGCGCCGCCGGCTGGGCTGGCGCAggtgagcgaagaaaaaaaaattcaaaaaaataaaaaccgtccGGTCATTCCGATTGGCAATTTTCGCGGTTATCCGGtgctgaaaaatattccgttCCAGGCTACGGACTCGGGGCTGGACACGGAGTGGTATTGGCCGGACCGGGTGCCCACGGGGCCGTTTTGGCCGGTCCGACGAGTCACGGAGCGGTGATTTCCGGTCCACATGCGGGAGGGGCTGCGGTTTCGGGTCCTCACGCCGGCTCGGCTGTTATCAGCGGACCCTCCGGTACCATTTCGACTCACGGGGCTGGATACGGAGCCGGAGTTCACGCCGGACTCGGTCACGGATGGGCTGGACACGGGCACTGGTAATATCTGGATATCACCGCGGATTATTCGAATGGTGGTGGAATCTTCCGAGCACcacctatattatattatcctAGCGAACTCGAAACTGCGTCTTTGCGTATGTACATAGAGAGGTATATGTAATCATGCGAAGCggcaaataattaattgatgaataaaataaaggaatttTCACGATAAAATGATCTTCTTTTCGTCGATCCGATTAATTTTGAATCCTCCCCTGATACCGTAGCATGTTTTGTCAGTTTgtctgtttgtttgtttgtttgttcgtttgtttttttttctgtgttctCTCATCTTTGTTTGCAACGACCACGCGTTGCGGTGTAATATTTCAAAGGAAAGTTCAGCGAACAAAACCAACGTGATCAGTCTTGGCCAATTAGAAAATAGATCTAAAACCGGTGTCGCCGTAGCGTGTGAAGTTCTTGCTGGAGAAtcaacacaaaaaaaaaaaaaaagggagacgaATCTCCCGAACTGCGAGGATCGAACCGCGCTACGCGAATTTCGTCCGAACGGTTTGCGAGGTGTGGTCAGAAGctcgttcgaaaatcaaatCTAATACCCAGTGACGCATCGATCATTCGCTAGAGCAATGAATGGCCAATTCACCCGGTTCCCTCGAACAGATGTTCACGAATTCGGAATCAATGGCGCAGAGAGTTACGTCGTTGAGATATCCTGAACCAATGCACTTGCGGATTGACCGACAAGGGCTCAGGTCGACGGTTCGGTTGATTTACAGCTGCAGTGCTGACCACCACCGCTGATCGTATCACCGCCGACGGAATTCCTCAGGCTATTTTGCCGTGCCGATCACCGATGCGTTCATCTGCGAATAAATACCTTCCTTTTGCCCCACTTTAACTGATTTTCATTCGCTGACCCGGTGGTACCGGTAGTCTTTTCCTCTCGATTCATCGAGTCCGTAGCGATCGACGAATCGACGGGTCATCGAAAGgtctttgatttcttttttttctcaactcgcGACAacttcggtaaaaaaaatcaaagttcacGATAATCCAATCAACGAGTGATATTTATGATCGTAGGTGAACTCCTTTGCGCACATTCCGCGCGACTTCGATCGATCGCCTACTCGGAGTAATGCAGCCGGTGACAATATCGGAGCTAATCAAAGCGTTGATACGGACGGGCAGCCACGGATCAGATCGTTTTCTTGATCTTTGGTCGTGTCGAACCGGAGCGGCATTGTCGCGCGGTAAGTTTCAAGGCTAAACAGGCATTCCTGCCAACTGACCTATGACACCTACGTTTCCCCTCACGCTTCTCTCGTGTAGGTATAACGATTATTCCAGCGAACAAAGGATCTAATCAACGTACGACCGTGCGAGGAAcgcgaaaacaaatcaaaaaacaaaaacgaaaaaaatagagaagctTTCGATTCGCGAGACGCCTTGGAGATCATTGGTCGGggaatgtgagaaaaatttcgcggcGACTTCGCCCAACTCCAGCGTACGGTTAATCAAAACTAACTACCGCGAGGGCGTAAGTACAGCGTGTTCTcagtatacgtgtgtgtatacccgCGTGTCATGCATAGCATAAATTGTTGGAAACGTCAGGGATGGGCGGACACACGCCCCATAAACGGAGAGTAACGTGGGTAGCAATAATTACACTATCGAGTTACGAATTTGACCGGAGGTCGACGTAGCGCagtgatataataattaacgtaCGACCTGGCGCGGCGGTTGTAAAATCGAGCGAAACCTAACAAGTGTATGTACGGATCCAACGGAAGTTAACACGTCCGTAAATTGAAACCCTTAATATGAACGATAACAAATCGCAAAAACCCGGAAGTTCAGCGCGCCAAAATAATCGAAACTACCGCGCTAAGCGGTTGaaatttcgcatttttttttcagcaactCTTCCGAACGCAAGAACTAGACGCCGATCCAATTTTGCGTATACCTCTCCTACGATCCTAATCACGGCTGACGCAAATTCGCGAGGATTTCATTCCGTCATAGATACGATCGGAGCACGTCCTGATCCGCGTCTGACTTTTGACCTCTCGTCCTGTCCGAATCCATCACGTCGTTCACATTCGCTCAGGGAATGCAGTCGGGGTTGCCTGGGCGTGCGTTACGTACGCTCGCCTAAATGGGTGCGTTCCGCAGTAGGATACGTCGGTGAGGTCGCGGTGCATCTAGTTTTTCCTTTGTCTCGATAGACAAGAGAGGGCATTGCGACGAAGGACGCGTCCGAACGCTAGCCGAGGagaaagagatagagagagagagaggatcgGAATGAGGAATACGTAGAGAACGAGAAAGCTACGGGGAGAAAAGAACAAAGTTTCGTTCTCCGTGCAAAGGAGAGACGACCCGTCGGTGTCTCAATAATTAACTTTGTACTTCCGATTCGCTGATTAGGATTAATTGAGCGTCCGTTTCGACCGACGATTAATTAACGACGTCGGAAATCGTTATACTCGATCGTGGCGGAGTTCGTTACGAGATCGAAACGTTTCTCGGCTTCGTTTCCGCGCGATTTTTGCACAAGCTCAGCCACCGAAACACCCAAATCCGGCGTAACGCACCGCTTGTCGACGCCCACGTCCACAATTATCCCAACTATTGTCAATCGCgcctcgaagagaaaaagaacgttCCGCTATTCTCTCCGCGTGCCCTATGTGTAGCCCCCTGTGTGCGTCCTCTCCGGGTGCCACGCCCGCGAGCGACGAGGTCGTTGTCTGAGGTGTTCGCCGGGACCGGTAACGGGGGCGAGTCGCCGAATGGAAGGAATGGTTAGTATAAAAGCAGGGAGGAAAACCGCAGTTGACATATCACCTCAAAGAGTCAACGCAGAGAGTCAAGTGCAGACGACCACTTTAGTAACTCACAACGGCTCGAGCGGCTACACCGTAACACCGGCAGCAAATCACATTCTACATCAACAGCCACTACCATGCCTTCGTTTACGGTAGCGACGATTCTGGCAGCGGTTCTCTCCGCCGCGGCCGCTGCACCCTCGGGACTCTGGGGTCCCATTGGACACGGTACGGCGCTCGCCGGTCCCGTTTTGGGAGCCTCTGCGTTGGCGGGACCGGCGGTCGGTCCAGCCCGCATATCTGGAGCAGTTGACGGCGGCGCTGTCGTTTCTGGTGCTGTCGCCGGTCCTTCGGTCGTCACCGGAAGTGTCGCCGGTCCCGCGGTCGTTTCCGGATGGGGAGGTCCCGCTCTCGGCTGGGGAGCGCCCGGAGTTCTCGGACTCGGTGAGTTTATCAACGGCGAGCGAATATCTTGAACgcgatcgacaaaaattttcggttttttcatcGACAGCCGGGCACGGGGCCGTCGTTGCCGGGCCGTGGGGCGGCCCGGTGGCCCTCCAAGGCGCCGTTTCGGCGCCTGCCGTTGTCGCCGGACCCTCCGGTAGCATCGTGACCGGAGCCGCCGGACTCGGCGCAGGTATCACCCACGGTTGGGCAGGTGGCCATTGGTGATAACGACGCGACGAATTTCGCCAGATATCGCCACGtcaacgaccgaccgacccgaCCTCAAATAAGCTGACCACGTAATGATCTCGCAACCTCCGGCGCGGTATTAGCGTCGCTTACGTTATATACCTCGTCTCACTCGAACGCGCTCtcaatttttatgtacataacCATTCGGCagttcttatatatatattattttgtttgtttgaaataaaatagagaaggaAGAATCCTTCGAGAACATTGAAAGAGATGtgcttcttcattttttttttctaagtgAGATTTCCTCGGAGATGATCCCGCGTCCGAGTTTCGGATCGCGTTATTATTAAAGATTTATCCGAGCGTCGAAAGACAAATTGCGGCGCGCAACCTCCGACTCCTTTCCTCGGAGGGGATCGGAGGGGTAATTCGAGGTTGTTTTGAGAATGACCAGATATAGCAGCGCTACAAAAGAGTGGAAGCTGCTGcagccggggggggggggggggggatccgGTGTGCCGGGGGGTTTTTATACCCCGCAGTTCGATAGCGAGACAATGCAGCTTGCTTCCTAAGGGACGTAACGGGACGGTACGGGTCCTGCAGACAAGGCGGTCGGGTGGCTGCTCTACGCCGCTGTTACGTAGTGTGCGCGGCGGTGTCTGTAATTGCAGGAAATTGCTGGCACGGCACTTCAATTAGTCTAGACCGGAGTCTCCCGGCGTCGGGTTGCCCCTGTCCGAACCGATATCAATACATTTCCGGGGCTCTTTGTAAAATGCCACGTCTACCCGCAGCCGGTTTTCACCCCCTATATCGCCCGAGCGGACCCTTCCGACCGGGATTCCCCATTATAACCAATGATCGGGATCGGAATATAATTTCCCTCCAAACATCGTTGAGCCTTTTtgcctccccctcctccccccctcctcctccgtgTCTCCTTAATGCCGTTAtatgagaaatatatataagaaaaagagataaatcgtcgaatcgattcCCCAGGTtctcctttcccccccccccctccccgtatGTTTTGCGATCGGACAAAAGTCACGGGCTCATCTAGGTGAGGCTGTGTAAGGGTCGTGGAATCAGAAATTGATTGCGCCGGCGGggtggaataaaaagaaacttgTATCGACGCTCGTACG from Athalia rosae chromosome 6, iyAthRosa1.1, whole genome shotgun sequence carries:
- the LOC105693545 gene encoding fibroin heavy chain; the encoded protein is MRAFIALLLVISAASASLRERRSIWAGVPLGHHGYAHGLALAGPVLGASGLAGPHVGPSSLAGPVAGPVRVSGAVAGPVHVSGSVAGPSVVSGSVAGPTHVDGGWDGAWGGAWNGGWNGAAGWAGAGYGLGAGHGVVLAGPGAHGAVLAGPTSHGAVISGPHAGGAAVSGPHAGSAVISGPSGTISTHGAGYGAGVHAGLGHGWAGHGHCPLCASSPGATPASDEVVSQRRESSADDHFSNSQRLERLHRNTGSKSHSTSTATTMPSFTVATILAAVLSAAAAAPSGLWGPIGHGTALAGPVLGASALAGPAVGPARISGAVDGGAVVSGAVAGPSVVTGSVAGPAVVSGWGGPALGWGAPGVLGLAGHGAVVAGPWGGPVALQGAVSAPAVVAGPSGSIVTGAAGLGAGITHGWAGGHW